A section of the Acanthochromis polyacanthus isolate Apoly-LR-REF ecotype Palm Island chromosome 13, KAUST_Apoly_ChrSc, whole genome shotgun sequence genome encodes:
- the lyrm9 gene encoding LYR motif-containing protein 9 — MSAELIQTPVQLYRYLLRCCRQLPSAAMQQHYRHAIRQGYNSHSDEDDPERIQMIIQRAITDADWILNKYTTKK; from the exons ATGTCAGCTGAGTTGATTCAGACTCCAGTGCAGCTCTATCGATACCTGCTCAGATGCTGCAGACAGTTACCCTCTGCAGCAATGCAGCAGCACTACCGCCACGCCATCAGACAG GGTTACAACAGCCACTCGGATGAAGACGACCCAGAGAGGATTCAGATGATCATCCAAAGAGCTATCACAGATGCAGACTGGATTCTTAATAAA TACACCACGAAGAAGTGA